In the genome of Spirochaetia bacterium, one region contains:
- a CDS encoding LacI family transcriptional regulator: MKTKMADIAQALGISTISVSRALAGQEGVSDKLKKKVLLKASEMGYCRSRNQKDYKILLLHQKPFVQDNSNYSSMIQGMEKELQMAGFEYDMEFVDKATQAKSAPPQKITRGSRYDGFIFIGHFNNTYINLVTQGLRNCVLYTGYAPSADCDSIWYSFSNSGYLQCKYLLDKGHRRIGYIGNSNGYASKEKILGIVTALEEHSLPVDQELFVYGKDTAEQQMVELIQKGKGPTAIICQWDYTAIRLIQYLFEQDIHIPDDVSVVGYGNTEMSSFCIPALTTMGLHIDFACKTSVSLLRKRLDEPNKPAEHILIDSSFIERNSVRPLK, translated from the coding sequence ATGAAAACAAAGATGGCTGATATCGCACAGGCACTTGGTATATCTACAATCTCCGTCAGCAGAGCCCTTGCAGGTCAGGAAGGTGTCAGTGACAAACTGAAGAAAAAGGTCCTGCTCAAAGCCAGTGAAATGGGCTACTGCAGATCAAGAAATCAAAAAGACTATAAAATCCTCTTGCTTCACCAAAAACCCTTCGTACAAGACAACAGCAATTACAGTTCCATGATCCAAGGAATGGAAAAAGAATTGCAGATGGCTGGGTTTGAATACGACATGGAATTTGTAGATAAAGCAACCCAAGCAAAATCGGCTCCCCCACAAAAGATAACAAGGGGTTCCCGTTACGACGGTTTCATATTCATCGGCCATTTCAACAATACATACATCAATCTGGTCACCCAAGGTTTACGGAATTGCGTGCTCTATACAGGTTATGCCCCTTCTGCTGACTGTGACAGCATCTGGTACAGCTTCAGCAACAGCGGGTACCTTCAATGCAAGTATCTGCTCGACAAAGGGCATAGACGGATAGGTTATATAGGCAACTCCAACGGCTATGCTAGCAAAGAAAAGATTCTTGGTATCGTCACAGCACTGGAAGAGCATAGCCTTCCAGTGGACCAGGAGCTTTTTGTCTATGGCAAAGACACTGCAGAGCAGCAGATGGTTGAACTCATCCAGAAAGGAAAAGGGCCCACGGCTATTATTTGTCAATGGGATTACACAGCCATCAGGCTAATCCAATATCTTTTCGAGCAGGACATACATATTCCGGACGATGTGTCCGTAGTAGGTTATGGGAATACCGAGATGTCATCGTTCTGCATCCCGGCCCTTACTACAATGGGACTGCATATTGACTTTGCCTGCAAAACATCGGTTTCCCTCCTCAGGAAAAGACTTGACGAACCGAACAAGCCTGCAGAACATATCCTGATTGACAGTTCATTCATCGAACGGAATTCGGTACGGCCCCTGAAGTGA
- a CDS encoding ABC transporter ATP-binding protein/permease — MLFSSYVQTLFPKVLGNTADILGEKGFNPAVVYTNLYYILLIAIGTFAFTYLWRNLVIGNARKLECQLREKLFEHFQQLSPEFYTQEKTGDLIAYAINDINAVRRTLGPAASMSINGIVVCILSIYSMANTIDWRLTLLSLLPMPLIVYIMYVIGKAVKRRFKKVQETFASISDRVNENINGIRVIKSYVQESKEVENFSKLNDRMVEANMDMVRVSASLSPLIELCFTMSFVMNLIYGGNMVLKGMISLGDFVAFNGYLAMILAPVLSIGKVITIFQRGFASLDRLNGILDIKPQIEDNGTVKTFPSSGSVKIQDLSFTYPGTQKKTLDDINIEIPEGHTLGIIGKTGSGKSTLANLLLKTFNVEDNKIFIGDTDINELKLNTLRGGFGYVPQDNFLFKASIIDNISFFEATYSDTDIEEAAKHSCIYQDIIMMPDGFETKVGERGVNLSGGQKQRISIARALVRNPEILILDDALSAVDTVTETKILHNLQEVRKGKTTIVIASRISTIMEADEIIVFDKGRICERGTHEQLLGKGGLYREIYDYQFSNETYLS, encoded by the coding sequence ATGCTGTTTTCATCCTATGTTCAGACACTTTTCCCAAAAGTCTTAGGAAACACGGCTGATATCCTAGGTGAAAAAGGCTTCAATCCTGCTGTAGTCTATACAAACCTTTATTATATCCTTCTGATTGCAATCGGCACCTTCGCTTTTACCTACCTATGGAGAAACCTTGTCATTGGCAATGCACGGAAACTTGAGTGCCAACTCAGGGAAAAGCTCTTTGAGCATTTTCAGCAACTTTCCCCCGAATTCTATACCCAGGAAAAAACAGGTGACCTGATTGCCTATGCAATCAACGATATCAACGCAGTACGCAGGACCCTTGGTCCCGCTGCATCCATGTCAATCAACGGCATAGTCGTATGCATATTGTCAATCTACTCCATGGCAAACACAATAGATTGGCGCCTTACGTTGCTCTCACTTCTTCCCATGCCCCTGATCGTCTACATCATGTATGTCATCGGAAAAGCTGTCAAACGGAGATTCAAGAAAGTCCAGGAAACTTTTGCGTCAATCTCAGACCGTGTCAATGAAAACATCAACGGTATCCGCGTCATCAAGTCCTACGTCCAAGAAAGCAAGGAGGTGGAAAACTTCAGCAAGCTGAATGACCGGATGGTAGAGGCAAACATGGATATGGTCCGTGTATCCGCGTCCCTTTCTCCACTGATTGAACTTTGCTTTACGATGAGTTTCGTGATGAATCTGATTTATGGAGGCAACATGGTCCTCAAAGGTATGATTTCCTTGGGAGATTTCGTTGCTTTCAATGGTTACCTTGCAATGATACTGGCACCGGTGCTGTCCATAGGCAAGGTCATTACCATTTTCCAAAGAGGTTTTGCATCTCTTGACAGGCTCAATGGAATACTAGATATCAAGCCACAGATCGAGGACAACGGTACGGTCAAAACTTTCCCGTCTTCAGGTTCAGTAAAAATCCAAGATCTTTCCTTTACCTATCCAGGGACACAAAAGAAGACTTTGGATGATATAAACATAGAGATTCCTGAAGGCCATACATTGGGAATCATCGGGAAAACGGGTTCAGGGAAAAGCACGTTGGCCAATTTGCTATTGAAAACATTCAATGTAGAAGACAACAAGATTTTTATCGGAGACACAGACATCAATGAGCTCAAGCTGAATACACTGCGAGGTGGTTTCGGATATGTCCCTCAAGACAATTTTTTATTCAAGGCATCTATCATTGACAATATAAGTTTCTTTGAGGCTACTTATAGTGATACAGATATCGAAGAAGCCGCTAAGCACAGTTGCATCTATCAGGATATCATCATGATGCCCGACGGGTTTGAGACAAAAGTAGGAGAACGCGGAGTCAATCTCTCCGGTGGTCAGAAACAACGCATTTCAATTGCAAGGGCACTGGTACGTAATCCCGAGATACTTATCCTTGATGATGCCCTCTCGGCAGTAGATACCGTCACGGAAACCAAAATCCTCCACAATCTTCAGGAAGTAAGAAAAGGCAAGACGACGATTGTCATTGCAAGCAGAATTTCCACGATCATGGAAGCCGACGAAATCATCGTTTTTGACAAGGGGCGTATCTGCGAAAGAGGAACCCATGAACAATTGCTGGGAAAAGGAGGCCTTTACCGTGAAATCTACGACTACCAGTTCAGCAATGAAACCTACCTCTCATAA
- a CDS encoding ABC transporter ATP-binding protein, whose translation MKSTTTSSAMKPTSHKVHGLSRLLRLNRPHLKKIIPAAICALLVNGALLAKPYILKIVIDDFLTKHVVQRGFYSLTAMGILYFVIVACSGIFSIVQTNLINRAGQEIMHNLRNQVFKTIQLLPLRYLDKVSSGDLITRATNDVEALSELYTDVLIGLFKDILLVIGIVGAMLVMDVRLALVSLSVLPAMFMIIFLLRKKIKQNFRKMKTLIGKINGLMAENIAGMKLIQIFHGEREKKTAFVKLNDAYYKSTSYQVWMNSFLKPATIVFENLAVALLIWYGMGRIANQTLQIGILYAFTSYIKQFLSPISDLADNYTNIQSALVSADRIFELLDQKNNLENLTKGTPIARLSGNIEFKHVWFLLQ comes from the coding sequence GTGAAATCTACGACTACCAGTTCAGCAATGAAACCTACCTCTCATAAAGTCCATGGACTTTCAAGGCTTCTCAGACTGAACCGTCCTCATCTGAAGAAGATCATTCCTGCAGCAATCTGTGCACTTTTGGTAAATGGGGCACTGCTTGCAAAACCTTATATTTTGAAAATCGTAATTGATGATTTTCTCACGAAACATGTGGTCCAACGCGGATTTTATTCGCTGACAGCAATGGGAATCCTTTACTTTGTCATAGTTGCGTGCAGTGGCATCTTCAGCATTGTCCAGACAAACCTGATCAATAGAGCTGGCCAGGAAATCATGCATAACCTACGCAATCAGGTTTTCAAGACAATCCAGCTTCTTCCACTCCGTTATCTGGACAAGGTCTCCTCCGGTGACCTTATCACCAGGGCCACCAATGACGTAGAAGCATTGAGCGAATTATATACGGACGTGTTGATAGGTCTTTTCAAAGATATATTGCTGGTCATAGGCATCGTTGGAGCAATGCTGGTCATGGATGTGCGGCTTGCGCTTGTCTCTCTTTCCGTACTCCCTGCAATGTTCATGATCATCTTCCTGCTAAGGAAAAAAATAAAGCAGAATTTCAGAAAGATGAAAACTCTCATCGGCAAAATCAACGGTCTCATGGCAGAAAACATAGCAGGTATGAAACTCATACAGATATTCCATGGAGAACGTGAAAAGAAAACTGCCTTTGTGAAATTGAACGATGCCTATTACAAGTCAACTTCCTATCAAGTCTGGATGAACAGTTTTCTCAAGCCGGCAACCATCGTATTTGAAAATCTGGCAGTTGCTCTTCTGATTTGGTATGGAATGGGAAGAATAGCCAACCAGACACTCCAGATCGGCATCCTTTATGCTTTTACTTCTTACATCAAACAGTTTCTCTCCCCTATTTCCGATCTTGCCGACAATTATACCAACATTCAATCGGCTCTCGTTTCCGCCGACAGGATTTTTGAGTTGCTGGATCAGAAAAACAACCTTGAAAACCTTACCAAGGGTACTCCCATAGCTCGTCTGAGTGGAAACATTGAATTCAAGCATGTCTGGTTTCTCTTACAATGA